The proteins below come from a single Micromonospora citrea genomic window:
- the rpsQ gene encoding 30S ribosomal protein S17 → MSENTTAAARARRKVREGLVVSDKMEKTVVVEVEDRVKHALYGKIMRRTSKLKVHDEQNTAGIGDRVLIMETRPLSATKRWRLVEILEKAK, encoded by the coding sequence ATGAGCGAGAACACCACCGCCGCCGCGCGGGCCCGCCGCAAGGTGCGTGAGGGCCTCGTGGTCAGCGACAAGATGGAAAAGACCGTCGTCGTCGAGGTCGAGGACCGGGTCAAGCACGCGCTGTACGGCAAGATCATGCGCCGTACCAGCAAGCTGAAGGTGCACGACGAGCAGAACACCGCCGGCATCGGCGACCGGGTCCTGATCATGGAGACCCGGCCGCTGTCCGCCACGAAGCGGTGGCGGCTCGTGGAGATCCTGGAAAAGGCCAAGTAG
- the rplN gene encoding 50S ribosomal protein L14, whose product MIQQESRLRVADNTGAREILCIRVLGGSGRRYASIGDVIVATVKDAIPGAGVKKGDVVKAVVVRTAKEKRRPDGSYIRFDENAAVIIKDGGDPRGTRIFGPVGRELRDKRFMKIISLAPEVL is encoded by the coding sequence GTGATTCAGCAGGAGTCGCGACTGCGCGTCGCCGACAACACGGGTGCTCGGGAGATCCTGTGCATCCGGGTTCTCGGTGGCTCCGGTCGGCGCTACGCGAGCATCGGCGACGTCATCGTGGCCACCGTCAAGGACGCGATCCCGGGTGCCGGTGTGAAGAAGGGCGACGTCGTCAAGGCCGTCGTCGTTCGCACCGCCAAGGAGAAGCGGCGGCCGGACGGTTCGTACATCCGCTTCGACGAGAACGCCGCCGTCATCATCAAGGACGGCGGGGACCCGCGCGGCACCCGTATCTTCGGCCCGGTGGGCCGGGAGCTGCGGGACAAGCGGTTCATGAAGATCATCTCTCTCGCGCCGGAGGTGTTGTGA
- the rplX gene encoding 50S ribosomal protein L24: protein MTVKVKKGDTVVVIAGKDKGAKGKVIAAYPRQDKVLVEGVNRVKKHTRISTTQRGAKTGGIVTQEAPIHVSNVMVLDSDGKPTRVGYRIDDNGQKVRIARSTGKDL, encoded by the coding sequence GTGACCGTGAAGGTCAAGAAGGGCGACACGGTCGTCGTCATCGCCGGCAAGGACAAGGGTGCCAAGGGCAAGGTCATCGCGGCCTACCCGCGGCAGGACAAGGTCCTGGTCGAGGGCGTGAACCGGGTCAAGAAGCACACCCGCATCAGCACCACCCAGCGTGGCGCCAAGACCGGTGGCATCGTCACCCAGGAGGCCCCGATCCACGTCTCGAACGTGATGGTCCTGGACTCCGACGGCAAGCCGACCCGCGTCGGTTACCGGATCGACGACAACGGCCAGAAGGTCCGCATCGCGCGTAGCACCGGTAAGGACCTGTGA